Proteins encoded within one genomic window of Flavobacterium oreochromis:
- a CDS encoding SDR family oxidoreductase, with product MLKISFKDKKVLITGGASGIGKIMVRKALERGASELIVWDINAKGLEELKQDFVFFESKIKVYTVDLSNMQELIALANRVKQERGVIDILINNAGIIVGKHFLDHTTDEISRTLLVNSEALMQTTWAFLPDMLAQNFGAICNIASSAGLVSSPKMSVYVASKWAVVGWSDSIRLELLKKTKEVSVTTIMPYYINTGMFDGVRSKLLPILDPEKTAEKIICAVEKRTRMLAMPMPYWFIRLAQGLFPLSLYEWVMENLFGIYDTMNEFRGRK from the coding sequence ATGCTCAAAATATCATTTAAAGATAAAAAAGTACTTATTACAGGAGGAGCTTCGGGAATAGGAAAAATAATGGTTCGGAAAGCTTTAGAACGAGGCGCGTCTGAATTAATTGTTTGGGATATAAATGCAAAAGGATTAGAAGAACTAAAACAAGATTTTGTTTTTTTTGAATCAAAAATAAAAGTTTATACGGTTGATTTATCTAATATGCAAGAACTAATTGCATTAGCAAATAGAGTAAAGCAAGAAAGAGGTGTAATCGATATTTTAATAAATAATGCTGGTATTATAGTAGGAAAGCATTTTTTAGATCATACAACTGATGAAATATCTCGGACTCTTTTAGTTAATTCAGAAGCTTTGATGCAGACTACTTGGGCTTTTCTACCAGATATGTTAGCGCAAAATTTTGGAGCTATATGTAATATAGCCTCATCTGCAGGATTAGTGTCTAGTCCTAAAATGTCTGTTTATGTTGCTTCTAAATGGGCTGTAGTAGGTTGGAGTGATAGTATTCGTTTAGAATTATTGAAAAAAACAAAAGAAGTTTCAGTTACGACAATCATGCCATATTATATTAATACAGGAATGTTTGATGGAGTTCGTTCAAAGTTGTTACCTATATTAGATCCAGAAAAAACAGCAGAAAAAATTATTTGCGCTGTAGAAAAAAGGACTCGAATGCTAGCAATGCCAATGCCATATTGGTTTATTCGCTTAGCTCAGGGGCTTTTTCCTCTGTCTTTATATGAATGGGTTATGGAGAATTTATTTGGTATTTATGATACAATGAATGAATTTAGAGGGCGTAAATAA